One genomic region from Candidatus Methylomirabilota bacterium encodes:
- a CDS encoding BrnT family toxin → MRYEWNEAKRQSNIEKHGIDFIGIEEVFAGEIVTILDDRFDYGEIRCVTVGVLNGRVVVIAHTETDDVIRIISVRKATKNEAINYYKEIAH, encoded by the coding sequence ATGCGCTATGAATGGAATGAGGCTAAACGGCAATCCAACATTGAGAAACACGGGATCGACTTCATTGGAATCGAAGAAGTATTTGCCGGTGAGATTGTCACTATTCTCGATGACCGGTTTGATTATGGCGAAATACGATGTGTGACGGTGGGCGTGCTCAATGGGCGTGTGGTCGTCATCGCACATACCGAGACGGATGATGTCATCCGCATCATCTCTGTGAGAAAGGCAACAAAAAATGAAGCAATCAACTATTACAAAGAAATCGCACACTGA